The genomic DNA ACGCCATTGCCGACAACTTTGAGGTTAGTCGTCCTGCCATATCACAACACATCAAGATACTGATAGAATGTGGTTTGATAGATGTTAAGAAAAACGGAAGGGAACGGTATTGCGAAGTGAGGCTTGAGCCCTTGAACGAGGTGGCACAATGGATAGAGCCATACCGTAGAAACAAGGAAGAACAGTTTAATAAAATGGATGATCTGCTGGCGCGTATGCAAAAGGAAAATGATTCAAATGATAAAAAATAAAAAGGCAACAATTAAAAACTAAAAAAATGGAAAAGAATAAAACCACCATCAACGCCGTACCCGGCAAACAGGAAATTTTTATTACCCGCGAATTTGA from Mucilaginibacter inviolabilis includes the following:
- a CDS encoding ArsR/SmtB family transcription factor; translated protein: MTSTRRDVFQAIADPTRRQIINLIAQQPLNLNAIADNFEVSRPAISQHIKILIECGLIDVKKNGRERYCEVRLEPLNEVAQWIEPYRRNKEEQFNKMDDLLARMQKENDSNDKK